The proteins below come from a single Tachypleus tridentatus isolate NWPU-2018 chromosome 13, ASM421037v1, whole genome shotgun sequence genomic window:
- the LOC143237966 gene encoding uncharacterized protein LOC143237966 isoform X2, which yields MSTILELQKILYFILACVQPNENHQCPEGFTLRNNLCYPSQTETEEETYVPSPRKTPSMLEYPIPLVTAAVGVPLLFISLSVIIWKCNSCGCEAVKSVNTEDHANKDDRTKIKYSLVPQKDEDQTVIRNEKRKCKSVKEKRAKKVPNFHLPKRERKANVLPTGRTSKIVMSQMK from the exons atgtcaacaatacttgaactacaaaaaatcttatactttattttagcatgcGTACAACCTAATGAAAACCACCAATGTCCTGAAGGATTCACACTGAGAAATAACCTGTGTT ATCCAAGTCAAACAGAAACGGAGGAAGAAACATACGTTCCTTCTCCAAGGAAAA caccatccatgtTAGAATATCCGATTCCATTGGTAACTGCTGCAGTAGGAGTACCACTATTGTTCATTTCTTTAAG tgtcattatttggaagtgcaattcttgtggatgtgaagcagtaaaatcagtgaacacagaagacCATGCGAATAAAGATgacagaacaaaaattaaatattcacttgtaccaCAAAAAGATGAAGATCAGACTGTTATTAGAAAcgagaagagaaaatgtaaaagtgtaaaagagaagAGGGCCAAAAAAGTTCCGAATTTTCATCTTCCTAaa agagaaagaaaggcGAATGTTTTACCAACAGGAAGGACATCCAAAATAGTAATGTctcaaatgaaataa
- the LOC143237966 gene encoding uncharacterized protein LOC143237966 isoform X1, whose protein sequence is MSTILELQKILYFILACVQPNENHQCPEGFTLRNNLCYPSQTETEEETYVPSPRKTPSMLEYPIPLVTAAVGVPLLFISLSVIIWKCNSCGCEAVKSVNTEDHANKDDRTKIKYSLVPQKDEDQTVIRNEKRKCKSVKEKRAKKVPNFHLPKVSIVITGNVITFHTECLGLTTLETGCR, encoded by the exons atgtcaacaatacttgaactacaaaaaatcttatactttattttagcatgcGTACAACCTAATGAAAACCACCAATGTCCTGAAGGATTCACACTGAGAAATAACCTGTGTT ATCCAAGTCAAACAGAAACGGAGGAAGAAACATACGTTCCTTCTCCAAGGAAAA caccatccatgtTAGAATATCCGATTCCATTGGTAACTGCTGCAGTAGGAGTACCACTATTGTTCATTTCTTTAAG tgtcattatttggaagtgcaattcttgtggatgtgaagcagtaaaatcagtgaacacagaagacCATGCGAATAAAGATgacagaacaaaaattaaatattcacttgtaccaCAAAAAGATGAAGATCAGACTGTTATTAGAAAcgagaagagaaaatgtaaaagtgtaaaagagaagAGGGCCAAAAAAGTTCCGAATTTTCATCTTCCTAaagtaagtattgtgataacgggaaatgtcatcacatttcataccgagtgtctgggacttacaacgctagaaaccggctgtcgatag